The genomic region GACCCACTGAGGGGAGCTGGGCGACGCTCTCCTCGGCGAGCCGCGCCCAGCGGTCGGTGGCGGCCAGGTCGCCGTCCGCGGCCGCCACCTGCGCCAGGAGGTCGCACCAGCGGGGCCTGCGCCAGGCGGTGAGCCTCGGCAGCTCCTCGCCGCCCGCGGCGTCCAGCAGCTGCCAGCCGGCCCGGGCCGGGTCGCCCGTGTGCAGGATGAACTCGGCCTGGGCGCAGCGGGCGGAGACCGCCCACGAGGCCACCGCGCTGCCGACGGCCGCCCGGGCGCGTTCGGCCGCGGCGAGCGCCTCCTCCAGGTCACCGGGGCCGTCGCGCCAGAGCAGGGTCTCGGCCCGCAGCGTCAGCAGGATCGCCTCGACGCCGGTGTCGCCGATCCGTCTCACGTGCTGGTCGGCCTCGTCCAGCGTCGCCAGGGTGCCGGACAGGTTCCCCGCACGCAGTTGGGCGTTGCCGAGGACGGTCAGCATCTGCGGATGGATGTAGGTCTGCCCGGTGCGCCTGGACAGGTCCGCGCCGCGGGCGAGGTGGCGCTCGGAGTCGGCCAGCCGTCCCATCATCCCTTCCGCGAGGCCTACCTGGAACGTGGTTTCCAGGTAGGCCACGAGCATCGTGTCAGGGACGGTGTCCAGGATGTCGGCGGCCCTGGCCAGCGTCGCCAGCGCGCTGGCCTGGTCTGCGGTGAACAGGTGGCCGAGTGCCGCCTTGCCCAGGGCGTTGGCCTCGCCGACCGGGTCGAGGTGCTTACGCGCAAGCTCGGCGGCGGTCTCGGCGTGCTGTCGGCAGGTCTCGTAGTCCTGCACGTCGTAGGCGTGGTCGGCGAGTTCCGCGTGCAGGGCCGCGGCGGTGGCCGAGTCGTCGTCGGTCAGCGCGGCGAGTCCGGCGCGGGCGAGGGCACCGGCTTCGCTGTACCGGCCCATCCGCCGTTCGATCCGGCTGGAGTCGGCGAGCGCGGTCGCATCGCCGGCCGACCCGCCGGGAATCTCCGAGCGCAGCGCTTCGAGCAGCGCCCGGCTCTCCGAGGCGTCCCCGGTCAGCAGCCGGGCCCGCGCGAGCAGGACCTTCGCCTCGTACCAGTGCGCCCCGCCTTCGCGCAGCAGCGAAAGGGCGGCCTGCAGATGGCCCGTCGCCACGGCCGGAGCGGTGTAGAGCATGCCACGGGCCGCCGCGATCAGGGTGGTCGCGTGTTCCGGTCGCCAAGGGTCCGCGACCCGCGCGACATGGTAGGCGCGCTCTGCGATCGGCGCCGCCCGCCGGGCGAGTTCGGCCTCGGCGCGCTGGTGCAGGATGATGCGGCGGCTGGGCTCCAGCCGCTGGTAGACGACTTCGGCGACCGCTCGGTGACGCAGCGACAGCCGCGGCGCGGGCTCGGCCGGGCGGACCAGGTCGAGCCGGGTCAGCCCGTCCAACGCGGCCATGACTGCCTGCGGGTCCAAGTCCGCGACGGCGGCGAGGAGTTCCGGGTGGAAGTGATCGCCGAGGACCGCCGCGACCTGGACGACCAGTAGTGATACGGCGTCGAGGCCGTCGAGTTCGCCGAGGATCGCGGTCCCGGCGTCGGCCGCCGTCCCACCGTCGGCGGCCAGCACCTTGAGGTACTGCGGGTTGCCCTGCGCCGCGCCGTGGACCTCCTCCAGGTCCGGCCGGTCGCCGAGCAACTCGCGAGCCTGCTCCAGGGAGAGCGGCCCGAGGTCCCACACCTCCAGCAGCCCGGCGGAGGACGCACGGGAGAGCACCGCCGCGAGCGGGGACGAGAGCTGGCGCTGCCGATAGGCCATCAGGCACAGCACCGGACCGGTGACGGTGGCTTCCAACAGCCGCTCCACGTCCGCGATCCGCTCGGGCGCGAGATCGTGCAGATCGTCCACCACCGCCATGACGGCGGAGCGGTCGTCGGCGCGCGCCGCGAGCTCGTAGACGTCCACGATGTCGGGTCCGGCGGGCAGCGGAGGCAGGGGCGTGCGTTCGCCGCGGGCAGCGAGCACGGGGACGCCCTGGGACCGGGCGTGCGCGGTGGCCGCCCACAGCAGGGAGCTCTTCCCGATGCCCGGCTCGCCGACCAGCACGACCGCTCGGCCGACGCCCGCCTTCACGCCGTCCAACGCCTTTGTCAGCGAGTCGAGTTCGGCCTCCCGGCCGAGGAGCCGAGGCGCATCGGCCACGGCCCGCGGCGTCGCTGGCGAGAGCTCACCGGCTTCGGGACCGTCAGCCGGCAGCGGAACCTCGGGGGCAGGCCGACGCGTCTTGAGGTATGCCTGTTCCGGCCCGGTGTTGCGGCTCACGATGACGGCCAGCTCGGCGCGACTGGACACGCCGGTCTTGCGATAGATCCGGGCGATGTGGGATTCGATGGTCCGTGGGCTGAGCACCAGCTTGCCGGCGATCGCGGCGCTGGTCAGGCCCTTGGCGACCAGTTCGGCCACCTCCCGTTCGCGGGTGGTCAAGGAGACCAGCTCACCCGCTGGTTCGGCCGGGGCGGCGAAGACCACCGGACGGATGTGTTCGGCAAGGCCCGTGAGCAGGCGCGCCCCGCCCTCCGCAGCCAGCCGTGATCCCCGGTGCCACATCTCGGCCGCGCCGGTGCTGTCGCCGATGGCTCGCACGTGCGGAGCGGCGAGCAGCAGTGACTGTGCTTCGCGCAGCGTCGCCCGGGACCGGACGCTCTGCTCCGCCGCTGCGGTGAACATCCGGGCTGCCTCGGCCGCGTCGCCGTGGTACGCGGCGATCCGGCCGAAGCTGCGCAGCGCCGCGCCGTGCTGGGCCGGCAGGCCGAGTTGCTCCGCCTCCTTGCGGGCGCGCTCCGCCCAGCGCACGGCGGCGTCGGTGTCGTCGACCGCGAGGGCGGCGCCGCTGAGCATCTCCAGACAGTTGGGGCGCGTCGCGGGCTGCAGTCGGCACAGGTCACTTCCGCCGGCCCGCAGCAGGATGTCCGTCGCCCGGTGCGGATCGGCGGCATCGAGTGCGGCGGAGGCGAGCATGCTCTGGGCCAGGGTCGCCCACCAGTGGCCATTGCTGCCCGCCGCGGCCGCGGCCTCCTCCGCGACGGCCAGTGCGCTCCCAGGTGCCGGTCGGCCGGCCTGCTGAAGGATCTGCGACTGGAACGCCAGGGTGAAGGCGAGCAACTCGTCACTCCCCAGGGCGCGCGCTATCGGCTCGGCCTCCTCGGCCAGTTCCAGGGCGCTGGTGATCCGGCAGGTGCTGAAATGGATGTAGGCCTTCGCGGTCAGGAACTGCGGGACGAGCCAGACCTGGCCGGTACGCCGGGCGATCGCCAGCCCGCGGTCCAGCCGGCTTTCGGCACCGGCGTAGTCCTCCAGGAACGCCTCGGTCCAGCCCAGGGTGCACAGCGATTCGCACAGCTCGGCGAGGTCCGAGTCGGCCAGGGTCTCCGCGAGTGCGACCGCTGATTCGGCGAAGGTGCGGGCCGTGCCCATCTCGCCCTCGTAGGCCTCGCCCAGGGCGATCCGAGCCAGGGCACCCAGTTCGCCGATCTCGTCGCCGAGGGAACGCGCCGCAGCCAGAACCTCGTTGATGTCCGCACGGACCTCCGGATAGCGGGCGGCGGACAGGACGCAGGAGCACAGCTCCAGGCCGATCCTGACCGCTTGGGACGCCGACGGCCCGGGGGTGCGGGCCAGTTCACGGCGGAGCATCGCCTCGGCTTCCTGGTGGCGCCCGAGTTGCCGCTCCAACTGGCCGCGCAGCGTGGCCGCGGAGCCGCGAATGCCGTCGTAGCGGTCCGGGGCCGGCATGTCCATCACCTGCTCCAGGAGATCCCGGCCCTCCTGCAGTCCGCCGCTCACGCCGAGCGCGCGGGCGCTGAGGAGCGTCAGTTCGCGCCGCATGGCGAGGTGCTCCGAGCCGTCCGGGAGCAGTCGCAGGACGACGCCGAGCCAGTGCGCGGCGGCGGCCGGAGCGGTCGCGGCGCTCTGCTCGGCGGCCGCGACGAGTACACCGGCTGCCTGTGGATCCCAGTAGGTCACCGACCGCTCGACATGGTAGGCCCGCTCGATCACGGTGGCTCCGGCCGCGGCGGTCTCTGCCGCGGCCCGGCGGTGGAAGTCCTCCCGCAGCCAGGGGTCGATGTTCTCGTGGATGAGCTCCCGGACCAGCGGATGGCGCAGGGTCAGCCGTCCGCCGTGTCCTCGCCGCAGGAGATCGCGGTGCATCAATCCGCGCAGCGCCTGGGTGACCTCCTCGCAGCCGGACCCGGTCAGTAAGCCGATCATCCTCGGGGTGGCGTGGTCTCCCAGGACGGCGGCTGCCTCCAGGATCCGGCGTTCCACCTGGCTCAGCGGCGCCAACTCGTCGAGCAGCAGCGTGCCGAGCCCGACCGGCAGGCCGTCCGGTTCTCCGGACACCGCGCGGCCCGCGACGGAGGTGGTACGACCTGGTGCCTGGCGGGCCTCGCGGTGGGCCTGGAGGAGGGAGAGGAAGTACAGGGGGTTGCCGTCGCTCGCCGCGTACACCTCCGAAGCCTGCGCCGGCGGAAGATCCGCGGCCAGGCCCTCGACGCAGTCACGTTCGGCCAGCGGCCCCAGGCTGATCCGAAGCACGGCCCCGGAGTCCACGCCACGCGCGAGCGAGGTGCTCAGCATCGGCGGAGTCTGCCGGCCCCGGCGGGAGACGATCAGGAGGAGCGGAGCGGACACGGGATGGCGTACCAGGTGATCCACCAACTCCAGCGACGCCGGGTCCGCCCAGTGCAGGTCGTCCAGTACCACGACGAGCCGGTGCAGGCCGAGCCTGCCCAACAGGGCCGCGGTGGCCTGGTACAGCGCGAATCGGTTGCTGTCTCCAGGGGCGACCGGCGTCTCGGCGACGCCCCGCAGGGCCGGCGACAACTCCGCCAGCGCGGGGAAGCGGCGCAGCACCGTGGGGCTGAGGTCGGCGAAAGCATCGGCGAACGGCCTGAACGGGCTGTGCTGCTCGTACTCCGTGGCCTGCCCGCTCAGCACGGTCAGCCCCTGACTGCGGATCCGTGCGCTGAACTTGGCCAGTAGTCGGCTCTTGCCGATCCCGGCCTCACCCGTGACGTCGATGATGGCCAGTCCGCCACCCTTGAGCTGATCCAACACCGAGTCCAGCAGACCGACCTCGGCGGACCTGCCGACGAACGGCACCTGGCCGGCGCGCTCCGGTCGGCCGCCATACGCCTCGACCACGGGTGGCTCCCTTCAGCTGAATCCTCCGCAAGGCTCAAGGCGCCGAATTGCGAGAGCGGGCCGTAACCTCGGATCGTGGACACGGGATCTGCGGCTGGCAGCAGCGTAGTTGATGCTCCGTCGACAACTTGTTCGCAGGCGTTGGGGGCTCGGGCTGCCCGGCGCTGGGCGTCCGATCGCGCCGACCGAGCTGGATCGGCGTCGATGAGGAGGGTCAGCATAGCGAGGCCGGCGCCGGAACGCGTCCCGAGGATCATCATCCGGTCACCGGCCGCGCGTGCCGTCGTGACTTCGGACCGTCTGACGGAGATGCAGGCCGTGCCCGGTCTCAGGAGAGGGTCATCTCGGTCCAGATGGTTTTGCCGGTGAGGCTGTGCCGGGTGCCCCAGCGGTGTGCCATCTGGGCGACGAGCATCAGACCGCGGCCGCCCTCCTCCCAGTCACGGGCGCGGCGCAGGTGCGGGGCGGTGCTGCTGGCATCCGAGACCTCGCAGATCAGGACCTGGTCGCGGATCAGGCGCAACGTGATCGGCGGGGCCGCGTAGCGGATCGCGTTGGTCACCAGTTCGCTGACGATCAGTTCCGCCGGATAGATCTGCTCGCTCGCGCCCCACTCGGACAGCCGTTGCGAGACCGCCTTGCGGGCGTTGGCGACCGCGGACGGGTCGGACGGGATCTCCCAGGTGGCGACGTGGTCGTCGTCCAAGGCGCGGGTGCGCGCGATGACCAGGGCGACATCGTCACGGGGGCGCCCCACCACCAGGTCGTCGACGACCGCGTCGCAGGCGGCTTCCAGCGACGGCCCGGTGTGTGCGAGCACCTGGCACAGCCGTTGGTATCCCTCGTCGACGTCGCGCTCGCGGGTCTCGATCAGACCGTTGGAGAACATCGCCACCAGGCTGCCTTCCGCCAGTTCCACCACGGTCGCCTCGAAGGGCAGCCCGCCAACGCCGAGCGGCGCGCCGATCGGCATCCCGGCCGCAGCCGGCGTGCCCCCCGGCGTCACGATCACCGGTGGCGGATGCCCGGCACTGGCCATCGTGCACGTCCGGGACACCGGATCGTAGATGGCGTAGCAGCAGGTGGCCCCTATCTCGCCGACCTCCCCCGTGGCCCCGGCCTCCGACGACAGCCGCACCACGAGGTCGTCCAGTCTGGTCAGCAGCTCGTCCGGCGGCAGGTCCACGTCCGAGAGCGTGCGCACGGCGGTGCGCAGCCGGCCCATGGTCGCGGTGGCGCGGATGCCGTGGCCCACGACGTCGCCGACGACCAGGGCGATACGGGCGCCGGAGAGTGGGATCAGGTCGAACCAGTCACCGCCGATCCCGGAGCGGGTCGACGCCGGGATGTACCTGGAAGCCGCCTCCATCGCCGCCTGCTCCGGCATGCGCTGCGGCAGAAGGCTGTGTTGCAGGGAGAGCGCGGTCTCACGTTCACGGGTGTACCTGCGGGCGTTGTCGATCGCGACGGCGGCTCTGGCGGCCAGCTCATCGGCCAGCAGGAGATCGTCCCGCCCGAACCGTTCCATGCGCTCGGCGCGGCTGCGGCGGTAGAACACGGCGACACCGAGCGTCACCCCGCGGGCGCGCAACGGCACCGCCATCATCGAGTGGTAGCCCTGGTCCCGGATGATCGCGGCGCGGCGGCTGTCCACTTCCATCCAGTGGACGAATTCGGGGTCCTCGGCGTTGCAGAGCACGCCGGTGCCCGTCGCGAGCGCGCGCGCCGGCGGCGTGAACTCCGGATAGCTGTCGGTGGTGCCGATCTCCAGCACGGTCGGTAGCCGCGTGCCCGGGGCGAAGCGGTGCGCGATCCGCCGGAGCATCACACTGCCGGAGAGCTCGCTGTCACTCGGTTCGATGTCGGCTTCGAGAGCGGTGAGCAGGTCGACGCTCGCGAAATCCGCGAACTCGGGGACCGTCACCTCCAGCAGCTCACTCGCGGTTCGGCTGAGATCCAGCGTGCTGCCGATCCTGCTGGCGGCCTCGTTGAGCAGCACCAGGCGCTTGCGCGCCCAGAACTGCTCGGTCATGTCGTGGGCGACGAGGGCGACACCGTGCACCGTGCCGTCGGGGTCCTTCAGGGGAGCGAAGTCGACGGACCACGCATGGATCCGTCGCTGGCCCCCGGTGCGCTGGAAACTCTCCAGGTGCACCGGCTCGCCGCTCTCCAGCGCCCGGCGCAGTCCGTCGGCGAGCTTCACGGCCTGCGGCTGGGTGGTGATGTCGAGAATGCCCAGGCCACGCACCGCGCTGTCCGGCAGGCCGACCACAGGAACCATGGCCTGATTGGAGCGGCGGTACCTGAGCTGCGCGTCGTACAGCGAGACCGAGCAGCGTGGCGCCTGATCCCAGGCCCACCGTGCGAGGTCCTCGTCCTCGGGCCGGGGATCCGACCCCGTCAGAGCGCACACGACGCGCCAGCTGTCCAGCGCGTCATCCGGTGCACCGTCGCGAGCCACGCCGTGATGCGCGACCACCGTCACATCCACCCGCTGCCCGTCGCGGTGCCGCAGGGCGAGCGGGCCACTCAACCGTTCCGGGTTCCGGGCCAGAGCCCGTCGTACGTCCTCGTGTGTGACGGGCTCAACCAGCAGGTCCGCCGCAGGCCGCCCCACGACCTCGTCGGCGGGATAGCCCAGAAGCCGCTCGGCCTCGGCGTTCCAGCCCGTCACGTACCCGCGACCATCGACGATCGCCACCACCGTGCCCGTTTCGCTGCCGCCCCACGGGGTCGGCCCGCCCCCTGGAAGGCGCCCATCCTGGTTCGTCACGGCATGATCACTCACAGAATCGGGGAGCACCAGCCTAGCCCGGCCCGTCGACCAGCAACAACAGCGGGAAAGGGCCGGCCAGCTGTGAGAGGCCGGCGTACGTGACTCGCTCGGGCAGCGCGACCTCGCCTTAGCTGCTCCAGATCTGCTCCAGATCTGCTCCAGCACGCCGAGAATCCGGTCGACTGGTGGCGGTGGAGCCCCGAGGCGTTCGCGGAGGCGGAGCGGCGTGGGGTGCCGGTGCTGCTGAGCGTGGGGTATGCGGCGTGTCACCGGTGCCAGTGAATGTGCACAACCAGGCCAGCTGGCCACCTCATCCCCAGGGCAGCCCGCAAGCCGCCTCCTCGGCCGCCGTCTTCACCGCCGGCGCCGCCCTCGCCGCGACACCGTGTTGGACGCATGGCCGTGAACGAGGTGCGACTCGTCATCGTTCGATGAAGTGCGGGCCGCACGACCTGACTTGATGAGCTGTCGCGCCAGCGGCAAAATCGTGGTCATACCGTAGTGGCACCGTTCCCGGAACCGCGCCGACAGATGGGCAAGCGAACTCCCGTGAAAGCGACTCACTACTCCTATGCCGTGACGTCCCACTCGCCGGCGCAGCCCGCCGCCGTCTTCGCGCTGCTCCTGCGTGCGGGTACCTGGCCGTCGTGGTCACCAATCGACTCCGCCGAGATCGAGGGCGGGGGTGACCCGGGCGCCCTGCAACAGGTGGGCGACACCAGGGTGTTCCGCACCGGGCGGGCGGTCTCCCGGGAGCGCGTCGTCGAACTCGTCTCCGACCGCAGGTTCGGCTACGAGACGGTCGGCGGACCCTTCCGCTCCTACCGGGGCACCGTCGACCTCG from Kitasatospora azatica KCTC 9699 harbors:
- a CDS encoding AAA family ATPase, translated to MVEAYGGRPERAGQVPFVGRSAEVGLLDSVLDQLKGGGLAIIDVTGEAGIGKSRLLAKFSARIRSQGLTVLSGQATEYEQHSPFRPFADAFADLSPTVLRRFPALAELSPALRGVAETPVAPGDSNRFALYQATAALLGRLGLHRLVVVLDDLHWADPASLELVDHLVRHPVSAPLLLIVSRRGRQTPPMLSTSLARGVDSGAVLRISLGPLAERDCVEGLAADLPPAQASEVYAASDGNPLYFLSLLQAHREARQAPGRTTSVAGRAVSGEPDGLPVGLGTLLLDELAPLSQVERRILEAAAVLGDHATPRMIGLLTGSGCEEVTQALRGLMHRDLLRRGHGGRLTLRHPLVRELIHENIDPWLREDFHRRAAAETAAAGATVIERAYHVERSVTYWDPQAAGVLVAAAEQSAATAPAAAAHWLGVVLRLLPDGSEHLAMRRELTLLSARALGVSGGLQEGRDLLEQVMDMPAPDRYDGIRGSAATLRGQLERQLGRHQEAEAMLRRELARTPGPSASQAVRIGLELCSCVLSAARYPEVRADINEVLAAARSLGDEIGELGALARIALGEAYEGEMGTARTFAESAVALAETLADSDLAELCESLCTLGWTEAFLEDYAGAESRLDRGLAIARRTGQVWLVPQFLTAKAYIHFSTCRITSALELAEEAEPIARALGSDELLAFTLAFQSQILQQAGRPAPGSALAVAEEAAAAAGSNGHWWATLAQSMLASAALDAADPHRATDILLRAGGSDLCRLQPATRPNCLEMLSGAALAVDDTDAAVRWAERARKEAEQLGLPAQHGAALRSFGRIAAYHGDAAEAARMFTAAAEQSVRSRATLREAQSLLLAAPHVRAIGDSTGAAEMWHRGSRLAAEGGARLLTGLAEHIRPVVFAAPAEPAGELVSLTTREREVAELVAKGLTSAAIAGKLVLSPRTIESHIARIYRKTGVSSRAELAVIVSRNTGPEQAYLKTRRPAPEVPLPADGPEAGELSPATPRAVADAPRLLGREAELDSLTKALDGVKAGVGRAVVLVGEPGIGKSSLLWAATAHARSQGVPVLAARGERTPLPPLPAGPDIVDVYELAARADDRSAVMAVVDDLHDLAPERIADVERLLEATVTGPVLCLMAYRQRQLSSPLAAVLSRASSAGLLEVWDLGPLSLEQARELLGDRPDLEEVHGAAQGNPQYLKVLAADGGTAADAGTAILGELDGLDAVSLLVVQVAAVLGDHFHPELLAAVADLDPQAVMAALDGLTRLDLVRPAEPAPRLSLRHRAVAEVVYQRLEPSRRIILHQRAEAELARRAAPIAERAYHVARVADPWRPEHATTLIAAARGMLYTAPAVATGHLQAALSLLREGGAHWYEAKVLLARARLLTGDASESRALLEALRSEIPGGSAGDATALADSSRIERRMGRYSEAGALARAGLAALTDDDSATAAALHAELADHAYDVQDYETCRQHAETAAELARKHLDPVGEANALGKAALGHLFTADQASALATLARAADILDTVPDTMLVAYLETTFQVGLAEGMMGRLADSERHLARGADLSRRTGQTYIHPQMLTVLGNAQLRAGNLSGTLATLDEADQHVRRIGDTGVEAILLTLRAETLLWRDGPGDLEEALAAAERARAAVGSAVASWAVSARCAQAEFILHTGDPARAGWQLLDAAGGEELPRLTAWRRPRWCDLLAQVAAADGDLAATDRWARLAEESVAQLPSVGRQGFALRARMRAHALRGDTDSALRCAREAIADFAEAGDRIELVRTLLTAAALSLDAGRTDAVGGWLQRAAVLADQCGSARLAADAAVLRARLAAAAPSSR
- a CDS encoding ATP-binding SpoIIE family protein phosphatase; protein product: MTNQDGRLPGGGPTPWGGSETGTVVAIVDGRGYVTGWNAEAERLLGYPADEVVGRPAADLLVEPVTHEDVRRALARNPERLSGPLALRHRDGQRVDVTVVAHHGVARDGAPDDALDSWRVVCALTGSDPRPEDEDLARWAWDQAPRCSVSLYDAQLRYRRSNQAMVPVVGLPDSAVRGLGILDITTQPQAVKLADGLRRALESGEPVHLESFQRTGGQRRIHAWSVDFAPLKDPDGTVHGVALVAHDMTEQFWARKRLVLLNEAASRIGSTLDLSRTASELLEVTVPEFADFASVDLLTALEADIEPSDSELSGSVMLRRIAHRFAPGTRLPTVLEIGTTDSYPEFTPPARALATGTGVLCNAEDPEFVHWMEVDSRRAAIIRDQGYHSMMAVPLRARGVTLGVAVFYRRSRAERMERFGRDDLLLADELAARAAVAIDNARRYTRERETALSLQHSLLPQRMPEQAAMEAASRYIPASTRSGIGGDWFDLIPLSGARIALVVGDVVGHGIRATATMGRLRTAVRTLSDVDLPPDELLTRLDDLVVRLSSEAGATGEVGEIGATCCYAIYDPVSRTCTMASAGHPPPVIVTPGGTPAAAGMPIGAPLGVGGLPFEATVVELAEGSLVAMFSNGLIETRERDVDEGYQRLCQVLAHTGPSLEAACDAVVDDLVVGRPRDDVALVIARTRALDDDHVATWEIPSDPSAVANARKAVSQRLSEWGASEQIYPAELIVSELVTNAIRYAAPPITLRLIRDQVLICEVSDASSTAPHLRRARDWEEGGRGLMLVAQMAHRWGTRHSLTGKTIWTEMTLS
- a CDS encoding SRPBCC family protein: MTSHSPAQPAAVFALLLRAGTWPSWSPIDSAEIEGGGDPGALQQVGDTRVFRTGRAVSRERVVELVSDRRFGYETVGGPFRSYRGTVDLAPAPQGGTHISWSAVFTPKLPLSGRFWQWYLTRFMQRMADGLAAAAPRSRGSEV